In Heptranchias perlo isolate sHepPer1 chromosome 7, sHepPer1.hap1, whole genome shotgun sequence, a genomic segment contains:
- the LOC137323301 gene encoding mitogen-activated protein kinase kinase kinase 14-like: MINGRQPWRMKFAEMQCLLKVIVEESPPYFEIPPSCHILVDSLIKRGLMVDQHKRPFAGTLRDEADEALAQISGLQFIFGEQYAEVTSPPCNENMSETPQYSFSTTSTLNLLSVLEGLADPSPGSDLPPECEDKVNQVQTPQIMEETSCEKGQSPQEKIKNATEKDKPCGTNIENQASTLKMNQQLCHRKVKCFHTCPTQLQQKQRNEDPNQLLKDFYRGILPHN; this comes from the exons ATGATTAATGGAAGGCAACCGTGGCGGATGAAGTTTGCTGAAATGCAATGTTTACTTAAGGTG ATTGTAGAAGAGAGTCCGCCATACTTTGAGATTCCCCCATCATGCCACATTTTGGTGGATAGTCTCATTAAGAGGGGCCTAATGGTGGATCAACACAAGCGACCGTTTGCTGGAACCTTGCGAGATGAAGCTGATGAAGCCTTGGCTCAGA TTTCAGGTCTTCAGTTCATCTTTGGGGAGCAGTATGCTGAAGTAACCTCTCCACCGTGCAATGAAAATATGTCTGAGACACCACAATATTCTTTTAGTACCACGTCCACTCTTAATCTACTCTCCGTTCTAGAAGGTTTAGCTGACCCATCTCCAGGATCTGATCTTCCTCCAGAATGTGAGGATAAAGTAAATCAAGTACAAACCCCACAAATTATGGAAGAAACATCTTGTGAAAAGGGGCAAAGTCCACAAGAAAAAATAAAGAATGCTACAGAAAAAGACAAGCCTTGTGGTACTAATATTGAAAATCAAGCTTCAACTTTAAAAATGAATCAGCAACTATGCCACAGAAAAGTAAAGTGTTTCCATACGTGTCCGACACAATTGCAGCAAAAACAGAGAAATGAAGATCCTAATCAGCTGCTAAAAG